The Ascochyta rabiei chromosome 3, complete sequence genome segment CCTTGCCACCGCCCAGCCACCGCCATCTGTCCCAGAGACAACGAAACACTAAAACGATCTGCGTTGAACTTGAGACCATGTATCGATCCTACACAAGCGCCAAACCGATATTGAGTTCAGCAAAGATCTGAAGTGAACTGTCTCCTGATGAGAAGAGTACAGCCGAACCCAAATTCCGTTGGACACAGAAGCGATTTCGTACCGTCCGCTGTGTAAGGCCATCCGTCTAACTACAGTCCGACCatcagcaacagcaacagtaaCAGCAGAGCAGACCCAGATCATGCATGGCAAGTGCACTTGCAACAGGACTGTACAGAGATGGTATTACGCATCTTCACGGCCATTTCATCTACACTCCATGACCAGCAACCAACGCGTAACGCGAGAAAAAGGCAGCACAAAGCACCGTCCCACCCCGAGCCCATGTGAAAACCATGCACCCCGTATAGACGCAGAGAGCCGCCCAGATACTGTAAGAGTTCTACAAGACGATAGGAAATAAGACGCTGGAAGCCTGTGTGAGTTTTACGTGAAAGCAGCAAGGAAAGTATCGTACAAGTATCGGCGGATATCTAGAATGAAAGGAAAGGTTTTAGGCTGATGAGCCATTGCTGCCCTTGCAGCCCTTTTGTCCAGGTTCACAGCACTGCTTTGCGTTGCCGCAGCTGTCCGGACACTCGAGCAGACACGCCTCAGGCTCGCCCTTGACACTCGGCGCCTTGGGGTTCGCTGCTTCGTCTTCTGACCCGGCGGCCGAGTGGTCGTGAGTTGCGTCGAGGCAGAACTCAGGCTGGATAGTAGAGGAGTGGATGCCATACTCGTGCAGGCATTCGCGAACCTGGCGGGCAAGAGTCATGTAGCGGGCTGAGCCCTCACCCTTGAAGTCGAAGTCGACCTGCACGTGAAGCGAGGCAATGAGCTTGGTGTCAGAGAGCTGCCAGACGTGGAGGTGATGGCAAGAGATGATGCCGTCGAGATCGGTAATGTCCTCCTTGATCTCGTCGATGGATAAGTTCTCAGGGACGGCTTGCAGCAAGATGCGGGACGCAGCTTTGCAAAGCGGGATGGCCGAGAGAAGGATGATTACGGTGATGACGAGGGAAACAGCAGGGTCAGCGTAGAACCTCCATGAGAAGTCGGTAAGCCAGATGAACAGGGCGGTTGCAATGACACCGACGTTGCCCAGAGCATCGCCTAGAACGTGGAGGAAGACGCCGCGCATGTTCAGGTCCCCATGAGAGTGGCCGTGTCCTCCACCAGACTTCTGGTCCTTCGGCTTGGCGTggttgtggctcttgtggtGGTCTTTCGGCCCGTGCGAATGCGAATGGCCGTTGGACTTGGCCAGAAGAGAGCTCTGCTCGGTGGGTTGATCATCGCCGCTCTCGCTGACATCAGCATCGTCAACGTCCTGCCTGGAAGATTCGATGATACTGTTCCTGAAAGAGGATGGGTGGACGTAGATTTCATCGAGCGTAGAATATCCCTGGGATCCTGATCGAGCATGACGGTGGCCGCGCTTGCCAGATGCCGACTTACGGCGCGCCCCTAGGGCTTGAGCAGAACTGCTCTCGTCGTGGCTGTGTGCGTGTacgtgtgcgtgtgcgtgtgcgtgaTCGTGCGCCTCGATTCCGTGTGCATGTCCTTGTTCGGCGTGTGAGTGCTCGTTGCCAGCCCCGTGTGAGTGTCCGCCTGGGCCGTGGCTGTGTCCGACATCGTGGAAGAGGACGAGACCGACCAGGTTGGAAGCGAGACCGAGAGAGCCGACAATGAGGACGAGCTTGGGCTGTGAGACTTCCTGGGGCTCGACAAACCGCTGGATAGCTTCGAGAAAGATAGAAAGACACAGTGCGACCAAGAAGACGCCGTTCACGAGGGCGCCAAGGGTCTCTGCGCGTTGCCACTGGAAGATTGTCAACGCCGTTGCAGGCCTACTAGCAGTACTGCACTCACCCCGTATGTGTATCTCTTCGAGTTGGTCTTCTCGTTTGCAACCTTCACTGCCCAGAGGCCGACAAGGAGCGATATGACATCGTTCAGCTGCACCGAAGTTAGTCCTGTCTCGTAACCCCGTTGCTGAGCTGCCGTACCATGTGGAACGAGTCGGCGACTAGAGCCAGCGAATGCACCGCGTATCCCACCACGAGCTCCAGCAGGAAGAAGGCCGAGTCGATACCCAGCAGGATCATGATGCGCGTCGATTTGGAGAGCCCCATAGTAGCGAGTCTGACTGAGCGCGCGCTCGTGTTTGACAGTCGAGGTGTGAGAGGTCTAAGGGACCGTCGAGGCCAGAGTCGTTTGCGTGCGACTCTTTAATGGGGAGCGCGAGGGTCTCGAGAGAGGGTCGTGCGGTCTGGCTGTGGGCGTGAGACAGTTCGCGTCTTTGAGCCGCCATGCACGCACGGATGGGCGAACCATGAATGCGGATACACCGGACGCCACTTCTTCTGCCCGATTGCGTAAGGCTCAACGCTTTCCCCCATCCGCAAGCAACCCATGCCTCCTGCATCCTCACACACATCAGTCTCGAGAAGGCACAGAGGTCCAGCCAAGACACATCAGTCGGCGTTCCTGCCACCCACGCTCTTGCATCTTGATGGTTTGCTATCCAGCACTCTCCTACGCCTGTCTCGCACCTGCCAGACTGCTCGCGGGCTCGGCTTGGCCAGCGATGGCAACGAAAACATGCTCAGGCGCCCAACACACGCAGAATTAAATCCTACCTTGCAACGGAAATGAGTTGGCGCTGTAGGATCGGAGGGGCCATGCTAGCACGTCCCCTCGTAGCACGGGGAGCCACACCCGCACAAGCGATCCACATGTTTGCTTTGCCATTTGCTGGCCACGGCCGTGTCGTCAAACAGTCCAACCTCGTGCGATTTGCTCTTCACATCTGCATGGCCTTTGCGCCGTCGACACTGACCAGACTGTCCACTGGCCTGCGACTTGATCATTTTCGACATCCAGGACCATGGCAAAAGACACATTGACTTAGCGAATGCTTGTTTCTCCACACAATTGGCTGCCTGACTGATATGAACCGTGACTGATTGGTGTAGTTCACTGCAGACACCAAGCTGAAAGAGGGAGTAGTAAAAGCTTCTACGCACTACCACAGCTCGCCTGGTAAGAGTTGCTATCGACCGAGGCAACAAAGTAGTCGAGGAGCTACTATGCTTCCCACATACCGAGACCTCTCACACTCGATACATAACTTGCATGTCTGGTCTTCAGTGTCGGTGGTCGAACGCAATAGCGTTAAAACTCCGGCCTCCTGCCCGCTGGCGTCATGATAGCCGGGAGTGCCTTCCAAGAGCACACCTACCTCTTCGCCACACACTCACTGGGACGCACTTGAATGAAAAATGTACAAAGCACGCGAGTCAAGTAAAGAGTCCACTGCAAAACCTGACAAATCCACTTTTGGATCCCGAAGAGGCAGCTCGAGGATTCGAGCCATCACGGTGCTCACCTCACCGC includes the following:
- a CDS encoding Zinc resistance conferring protein; this translates as MGLSKSTRIMILLGIDSAFFLLELVVGYAVHSLALVADSFHMLNDVISLLVGLWAVKVANEKTNSKRYTYGWQRAETLGALVNGVFLVALCLSIFLEAIQRFVEPQEVSQPKLVLIVGSLGLASNLVGLVLFHDVGHSHGPGGHSHGAGNEHSHAEQGHAHGIEAHDHAHAHAHVHAHSHDESSSAQALGARRKSASGKRGHRHARSGSQGYSTLDEIYVHPSSFRNSIIESSRQDVDDADVSESGDDQPTEQSSLLAKSNGHSHSHGPKDHHKSHNHAKPKDQKSGGGHGHSHGDLNMRGVFLHVLGDALGNVGVIATALFIWLTDFSWRFYADPAVSLVITVIILLSAIPLCKAASRILLQAVPENLSIDEIKEDITDLDGIISCHHLHVWQLSDTKLIASLHVQVDFDFKGEGSARYMTLARQVRECLHEYGIHSSTIQPEFCLDATHDHSAAGSEDEAANPKAPSVKGEPEACLLECPDSCGNAKQCCEPGQKGCKGSNGSSA